Within Amycolatopsis sp. cg5, the genomic segment ATGTTGTCGAGCGGGGCGTCGGTGCCGGCCAGCACGACGCCGCCCGCGCGCTGGATGCGCAGCATCATCTCGGCCTGGCCCTTGAGGATCGCCCGCATCGCCTCCGCCGCCGGCGTCCGCGCGTCGTCGGCCTTCTGGACCAGCCGCTCGTACTCCCATGACGGGTTCAGCACGCGGGTGCGCCGGTCGGTGACCAGCGAACGGTCGTCGCCGTAGAGCACGGCCGAGTTGAACAGCGTGGTCGAGATGCCCATGCCGGACCCGGCGAACAGCGCGACGACATCGCCGTACGTGCGGCCGATCCGCGAGCCGGTGTGCGAGTAGCCGAGCCGGTTGGTGGCGCCGTAGTGCTCCATCCCGTCCATGCCGAATTGCGCGGCCGGATAGAGATAGTGCGAGGTCAGCGGCAGTCCGGCGCGGTGCGCGGCCGCGACGGCGGCCGCCTGGTACTCGTTGGGGAACCGGACGTAGGTCTTGATCAGGTCGTACCGCAGCCTCCGCGCGCGTTCGAACTCCTTGTCCAGCAACGAGATCGAGCGGTTCGGGCGCATGAAGTTGTAGTAGACGCGCGAGCCGTCGATCGCCTCGCCGGTGGCGAAGAACCGCGGCCCGGTGAGCGCGCCGGATTCGAGCGCCTCCCTGGTCTCCACCATCTGGTACGCCGGGTCGCCCGGCGACCTGGTCGAGGTGATGCCGTACGCGAGCCAGAGCCGGCCCTGCCTGGCTCCCCACTGGCGGCCGCGCAGGTGCCAGTGGACGTGCGCGTCGATGAGGCCGGGCATGACCGTGCGCGTGGCAGCGTCGACCGTGGCGGGCCCGGGACCAGCGGGAACGACACCCGCGATGCGGTCGCCGTCGACGATGACGTCGACGTTGCGCCGCAATTCCCTCGATTTGCCGTCCCACAGCGCACCCGCGCGGACCACGAGCTTCTGCCGGACGACCGGCCGCTGCCAGCGCAGGTCGACCGGGATCGTGGCGGGCGCGCCACCGGCGATGGACTGGGTGCGCAGCTCGCCGTTGTTCAAGTACAGCAAGGTGTTCGAGCCCACCCAGGCGAGCGAGTCGGTCACCTCGTGTGTGACCTGCTTCGGCTGCCCGGTGAACGTGCCGGTGGCGTCGACCGGCACGATCCACGCCGTCGACTCGACGACGAACGCCAGATACTTGCCGTCTGGCGACCAGACCGGGCCGTCGTCACCGCGCGTGGACAGCGACGCGTGCGGCATCGGCTCGCTGTACTGCAGCGTGCCCGCGCGCAGGTTGACCAGCAGGATCTGGCTCGTGCCCTCGCGATAGCGCTTCGAGTACGGCTTCACCGCCGCGAGCGCCAAGGTGCTGCCGTCCGCGGACCAGGTCGGCCTGCCCGGCATGAACAGCGTCGGCGCGACCTGCTTCGGCGTGCCGCCAGCGACGTCGACGACCCAGGTCGCGCCGTCGTGGTCCTGATAGGCGATCCGGGCGCCGTCCGGCGAGAACCGCGGCGTCAGCTGCGCGCCGGGCAGGCCGGTGAGCCGGTTCGTCGCGCCGGTGGCGATGTCGAGCAGCCACAGGTCGGCGTCGCCCGCCTTGTCCGAGGCGTAGACCAGCGACTTGCCATCGGGCGAGAAGTCGGGGTCGGAGTTGAAGTAGCCGTCGGCCAGCAGCCTGCGTGGTTTCCGCTCACCGATCTTGAGCAGCCACAACGCGTTCAGCGCGCGGAAGGCGACCTGCGAGCCGTCACGCGAGACGACCGGCGACGCGATCCCTTGCGCCTGCCGCTCGCGGTGGTCGTCGAGATCGCGGACCGCCTGGCGGTACCTGCGCCTGGCGGTGAACGGGACGGTGGCGGCGAACCCGACCTCGACCGGCGGCGTGCCGGTCAGCTTGCGCCGCCGGACGCGACCGTCCGCCGGATAAAGGAACTCGTCCGCCGAAAGCCAGGCGGCGGGGAACGCGAACACGTCCTCGTCCCCGCTGACGACCTGGTCACCGACCACGAGCTCCGGCTTGGCGCCGGTCAGCCTGACGTACGCGAGCTTGCCGTCCGGCGCGAACGACGGCCCGTACAGCTTCGCGCCCGCCGGCGCGGCGACAGCCCTGGTGACCACGCCGGACGCCAGGTCCAGCACGTCGATGGCCACGTCGTCGACCGTGTACGCGACCCGCTTGCCGTCCGGCGACCAGACGGGCGTCGCCTCCTCGGCCGGGGTGTCGGTGAGCTTGGTGATCTCCCCCGACGCCACCGCGAGCCGGTGCACGCCATAGCTCCCGCCCCGGTCCGACGCGAAGACGATCGACGCGCCATCGGGCGAAAACCGCGGCTCACGGTGGTCGAACGGGCCTTTCGTGTGCTGCCGGGCACCGGAGCCGTCGACCCCGACGCTCCACAGGTGGTAGTTCCCGTCACGGTAGGACTGGAACACCAGCCGCCGCCCGTCCGGCGAGAACTGCGGCAGCGTCGCGTCGGCGAAGTCGTCGGTGAGCCTGCGCGCCTTCCCGCCCGCGATCGGCACCACCCAGATGTCGGTCAGCAGATCGAACGCGACCAGCTTGCCGTCCGGCGAGACGGCGACGCTGATGTTCGTGCCCTCGCGGACCGTCGTTTCCCTTGCGGTTTCAGGTTCCGCCTGTGCGGTTCCCGGGCTCACGAGACCGGCGGCGACGGCGGCCGCCCCCGTGCCTATGAGCATGTTCCTGCGGGTCAGTTCGCCGCTCATCCGTACATTCCTCCCAGTGGATTTCTCCTGTCGGTGATTATCCGCGCAGCACCGACAAGAACGGCAGTCTTGACTCGGCGACGTACGATGAGGCATGGCCGTCGCCGCCAATCTGGCGTTGTACGCGGTCGTGGTCGTCATCCCGACCGCGGCCACTTGGGCCGTACTCAAACTCCCTGGCCTGATCGAGAAAAAGCGCGCCAAACGCGGCATTCCGGAGCCTTCGGTCGAGCGCCTCGCCGCCGATCTGCGCCGGGTGCACCGGCTGCTCGCGGACTACGGTCCCGGCACCCCGGCCGCCCGCCGGATCAGCGCACGCCAGGCCTATGACGCGCTCCTGATCCAGGCCTGCGCGGCCGTGCACCTCGACCACTGCCTCGACGAGCTGCCCGAGGGCGTCGACCGCGAGATCGAGCGGCTCACGGTCGAAGAGGGATTAAGGGAAGCCGGGCTGCGCCTGAAGGACTAGCGTGATCTTGTCACGCTGATTCCGACTGGGGAGTTAGACATGAAACAGCGGAGCCCGGTGTTCGCCGTGTTCACTTTGACCTTGGCGCTGGTTCTCGGCGCCTTCCTACTGGCTAAACCAAGCGGAAACGATGCCCCAACGGGCAGCGGTCCGGGCGGTAAGTACGTCATCCGCGGCGCGTCGATGGTGCTGACCATGGACCCGAAGCTCGGCGAAGGTCCGCTCGGCACGCTCGCCGACGCCGACGTGCTCATCGAGGACACCAAGATCAAGGCCGTCGGCAAGCACCTCGAGGCCGGCCGCGCGCAGGTGGTCGACGGGCGGGGCAAGATCGTCCTGCCCGGGTTCGTCGACCTGCACAATCACCTCTGGCAGGCGCTGATCCGCGGCTGCGCAGGCGACAAGGAACTCAACGGCTGGCTCGGCAAGTGCGTGCTGCCGCTGTACAAGAACCAGCCGACCGACGCCGACGGCTACGCGGGCGCCAGGCTGGCGACGCTGGACGTGATCTCGACCGGGATCACCACGGTGACCGACTGGTCGCACGCGTTCAACGCCGACTTCGCGAAGGGCAACCTGCGCGCGCTCGGCGAGTCGAACCTGCGGTTCGTGTTCTCCTACAACGGCACCACGAACGCGGCGCTGCAGGACGAGATCCGGCGGGTCAAGCGCGAGGTGATCGACAAGAACCCGTTGGCGCACCTGGAGATCGGCACACACCCGTCCACCGGGAACTTCCCGAGCCTCGACGCGTCGGAGAAGCTCGCGCGTGAGCTCGGCGTGCCGCTGAACGTGCACCTGCTCGAGTCGAAGGCCGACCCGGCGACCGGGCAGATGGAGGCGCTGCGCAAGGCGAACGCGCTGCACTCGGGACTGGTGGCGAACCACGTCATCCAGGCGACCGACGCCGAGCTCGACGAGCTGGCCGCCGCCGACGTCCGCGTCGCGCACAACCCGCTGTCGAACATGCGGCTGGCGTCCGGTGTCATCCGGCTGCCGGAGATGAAAAAGCGCGGCATGAAGGTCGGGCTCGGCCTGGACGGCGGGACCAACGACACCAGCGACATGTTCAACGTGATGCGCGCGGCGGTCGGCCTGCAGCGGGCGACGGCGACCGATCCCGGCGTCTACCCGACGACGGCGGACGTGCTGCGGATGGCCACGCTCGGCGGCGCCGAGGCACTCGGCCTCGACGGCGAGGTCGGCTCGCTGACGCCGGGCAAGAAAGCGGACCTGCAAGTGATCAACGCCCAATCGGTCAACTTCGCGCCCAAGGTGGACTGGGTGAACCAGCTGGTCTTCAACACCCAGCCGTCCAATGTGGACTGGGTGTTCGTCGACGGCCGCGTGCTCAAGCGCGACGGCAAGGTGGTCGGGGTGGACACCGGGCGGGTCGTGCGCGACGCACAGGACGCGGCCGACCGGCTCAAGAAGCTGTTGCCCCAGTAAAAAGCTCGTGAGAGCGTTGCGGGCGGTTCTAACCGCCCGCAACGCTCACGACTAGCCGATCGAGTAGGCGTCGCCGTAGACGTGCCACCGCAGCGGGGTGTTCAGGTCGAGGTTGCCGTCGTTGAGCCAGACGCGCTGGGCCGTGTCGATCCGGCTGGTGTCGTCGTGTGCCGCTTCCTTCTTCATTTCGATGACACGCTCGTCCAAGAACGCGTGCAGGTAAGCCGTTTCGTCGCCGCCCTGCGCCGGTGAAGCCGCCCGGCCCAGCGCCCGGCTCCTGATGGCCTGCATGCCTTCGTAGCCGTGCACGACCGCCGCGTCGTAGTACGCGAACTGCCCGAGCGCGCGCACGCCGTCCTGTTTCGCCCGCGACACGGCGGGGTTGAAGTACACCCGGTCGCGCTCGGATTCCTGCAGATCACGGAAGGTCTGGTCGTTCGCGGCCGACCGCCAGTCACCGGGGTAGCCGGGATCCAGCCCTTCGTGTGAATCCGAGCCGTCCACCGCGCGTAGCGCCGGTAGGTACTTCGCGAGCACGTTGCCCGGTTTGACGTTGGCGTAGCGCTCGACGAGCTCCAGCATGTCGTGCGTGCCCGAGGTGAACCCGATGATCCCGCCGGTGTAGCCGCGGCCGTCGCCGATGTCCTCGATGTAGCCGAACTGCGCGCGCCAATCCAGCGACGAGTTCTCCGCGCTGGACACGATCTGCATCGCGTGGTCCTTCTTCGTGGGCTCGTCGAGCCCGGTACCCGCGGCGATGGCGGACGGGGCAGCCGAGACGAGCAAGGTGGCCAGGCCGAAAACGGCCAGCAGCCGGACGGAAAATTTCACCGCAACCTCCGAGTTGGTCGGAACGCGGCACAGTCGACCCGATGAGCGGGACCTTCGTCAAGACTCTTTCCTAATGTCCGGCAGGACAATCTACGTCACTCAGCGCAATGATCGACTTGACGGACCATCGCTGAGATTCGCCTCAGAAACCCCTGAACAACAGCTATGTCAATACCCCTGCCCGCGCGAAATGCCCCCTTATTCAAGGGGTAAGGGTCGACAACAGTGTTGCGAACACGGGACCGTCGGTTTGTACCCCTTACAGGGACAGTTCGAGCCGTCACTGCCGCAACCGTGGAGGCTGGTCCGCACCCCGCCGGAACCGAAGAAACCACTGCTCAGAGTAGTTTTAAACGACCGTTCTATACAAGTGAATAGAACACATGTATAGTACGTCATGTGAGCAAGCGCAGCCGGAGAGTCACCCGCACGAATCCGGCGTAGCGGACTAACGGGACAGCGATGCCCGGACGGATCGACCGAGCCGTACCCCGGTATGGCTACTGAGAGTGACTTACTAGGAGGAGAAAGTGAACACCACCATCCGGCTGGAGTCCGTGCGCAAGGTCTATGGCCACGACA encodes:
- a CDS encoding amidohydrolase family protein; translation: MSGELTRRNMLIGTGAAAVAAGLVSPGTAQAEPETARETTVREGTNISVAVSPDGKLVAFDLLTDIWVVPIAGGKARRLTDDFADATLPQFSPDGRRLVFQSYRDGNYHLWSVGVDGSGARQHTKGPFDHREPRFSPDGASIVFASDRGGSYGVHRLAVASGEITKLTDTPAEEATPVWSPDGKRVAYTVDDVAIDVLDLASGVVTRAVAAPAGAKLYGPSFAPDGKLAYVRLTGAKPELVVGDQVVSGDEDVFAFPAAWLSADEFLYPADGRVRRRKLTGTPPVEVGFAATVPFTARRRYRQAVRDLDDHRERQAQGIASPVVSRDGSQVAFRALNALWLLKIGERKPRRLLADGYFNSDPDFSPDGKSLVYASDKAGDADLWLLDIATGATNRLTGLPGAQLTPRFSPDGARIAYQDHDGATWVVDVAGGTPKQVAPTLFMPGRPTWSADGSTLALAAVKPYSKRYREGTSQILLVNLRAGTLQYSEPMPHASLSTRGDDGPVWSPDGKYLAFVVESTAWIVPVDATGTFTGQPKQVTHEVTDSLAWVGSNTLLYLNNGELRTQSIAGGAPATIPVDLRWQRPVVRQKLVVRAGALWDGKSRELRRNVDVIVDGDRIAGVVPAGPGPATVDAATRTVMPGLIDAHVHWHLRGRQWGARQGRLWLAYGITSTRSPGDPAYQMVETREALESGALTGPRFFATGEAIDGSRVYYNFMRPNRSISLLDKEFERARRLRYDLIKTYVRFPNEYQAAAVAAAHRAGLPLTSHYLYPAAQFGMDGMEHYGATNRLGYSHTGSRIGRTYGDVVALFAGSGMGISTTLFNSAVLYGDDRSLVTDRRTRVLNPSWEYERLVQKADDARTPAAEAMRAILKGQAEMMLRIQRAGGVVLAGTDAPLDNIAISLHTNLRAMVRYGFTPYEALTAATANPARWLGLEGTIGVIAPRAKADLVIVDGDPLTDINAAAAVRGVMVGGQAHTVDDLLAPYDHPAATTAQIVQSGQKAEFADEWWHRPEWTDHACCGD
- a CDS encoding amidohydrolase family protein, which produces MKQRSPVFAVFTLTLALVLGAFLLAKPSGNDAPTGSGPGGKYVIRGASMVLTMDPKLGEGPLGTLADADVLIEDTKIKAVGKHLEAGRAQVVDGRGKIVLPGFVDLHNHLWQALIRGCAGDKELNGWLGKCVLPLYKNQPTDADGYAGARLATLDVISTGITTVTDWSHAFNADFAKGNLRALGESNLRFVFSYNGTTNAALQDEIRRVKREVIDKNPLAHLEIGTHPSTGNFPSLDASEKLARELGVPLNVHLLESKADPATGQMEALRKANALHSGLVANHVIQATDAELDELAAADVRVAHNPLSNMRLASGVIRLPEMKKRGMKVGLGLDGGTNDTSDMFNVMRAAVGLQRATATDPGVYPTTADVLRMATLGGAEALGLDGEVGSLTPGKKADLQVINAQSVNFAPKVDWVNQLVFNTQPSNVDWVFVDGRVLKRDGKVVGVDTGRVVRDAQDAADRLKKLLPQ
- a CDS encoding chitosanase; the protein is MKFSVRLLAVFGLATLLVSAAPSAIAAGTGLDEPTKKDHAMQIVSSAENSSLDWRAQFGYIEDIGDGRGYTGGIIGFTSGTHDMLELVERYANVKPGNVLAKYLPALRAVDGSDSHEGLDPGYPGDWRSAANDQTFRDLQESERDRVYFNPAVSRAKQDGVRALGQFAYYDAAVVHGYEGMQAIRSRALGRAASPAQGGDETAYLHAFLDERVIEMKKEAAHDDTSRIDTAQRVWLNDGNLDLNTPLRWHVYGDAYSIG